In a genomic window of Coturnix japonica isolate 7356 chromosome 7 unlocalized genomic scaffold, Coturnix japonica 2.1 chr7random549, whole genome shotgun sequence:
- the MARCHF7 gene encoding E3 ubiquitin-protein ligase MARCH7 isoform X1, producing MFGSLGTELVRERRELERRTDQSFNNLVDHSYRNSDFSSSTYFQDRPASTYAEGARPKENSLSALRLNASMNHQLPSGHQTSFFNRDSNIRSSRTSYSSRQRRNEIESPQRNVCQTFSRSATRGETPSSSSERVLSSQRSLNDAAADGEGRRTTRQLLSRLASSMSSTFFSRRSSQDSLQTRPLGSEESSLVQGVQASTLSSTNGAATAEAPGLHTSEASQGFSFLRRRWGLSGVSQSLNADSDGESYRPDSESRSTGSWLSSSLRNRCTPLFSRRRREGRDESARISTSDAARSQHILRRRESGEETSLEASDCPPRASVSRPPTPAVSGIPTATASPPDSTHNRRSSGILPGSLFRFSVPPTLGSSLSDNLMITVDIIPSGWSQSDGQESDKSKVPPSRDPERLQKIKESLLLEDSEDEEGDLCRICQMSSSSADNNLIEPCKCTGSLQYVHQECMKKWLQSKINSGSSLEAVTTCELCKEKLHLNLEDFDIHELYRAHANEQTMNLSALVSTLWCYYTYVSSAFLICLELQVRPAHVSDLLTLQELFRHIWKILKQLLRMILKTDAGVTSMLKETEVLQKC from the exons ATGTTTGGTTCCCTGGGAACTGAGCTAGTGAGAGAGCGAAGAGAGTTAGAAAGAAGAACAGATCAGTCCTTTAATAATCTGGTGGATCATAGCTACAGAAACAGTGACTTTTCATCTTCAACAT ATTTTCAGGATAGGCCTGCCTCTACATATGCAGAAGGAGCAAGACCAAAAGAGAACTCATTAAGTGCTTTGAGGCTAAATGCATCCATGAACCACCAGTTGCCTTCTGGTCATCAGACATCTTTTTTCAACAGAGACTCTAACATAAGATCTTCAAGGACCAGCTATTCTTCAAgacaaaggagaaatgaaatagaGTCTCCCCAGAGGAACGTATGCCAAACATTCTCTCGTTCTGCCACTAGAGGCGAAACTCCTTCAAGTAGTTCTGAAAGGGTTTTATCTTCTCAGAGGTCATTGAACGATGCTGCAGCTGACGGTGAAGGAAGACGCACAACTAGACAGTTGCTGTCTCGTTTAGCATCTAGTATGTCATCTACATTTTTCTCTCGAAGATCTAGCCAAGACTCATTGCAGACAAGGCCATTAGGCTCTGAAGAGTCATCTCTTGTCCAAGGAGTTCAAGCTTCTACTCTGTCTAGCACTAATGGAGCTGCAACAGCCGAAGCTCCAGGACTTCATACATCTGAAGCTTCTCAGGGATTTAGTTTTCTGAGACGAAGATGGGGTTTATCAGGAGTTTCACAGAGTCTTAACGCTGATTCAGATGGGGAAAGCTACAGACCAGACTCTGAAAGTAGGAGCACAGGGTCCTGGTTGTCATCATCTTTGAGAAACAGATGTACGCCACTCTTCTCCAGAAGAcggagagaaggaagagatgagTCTGCAAGAATCTCTACCTCTGATGCAGCTAGATCACAGCATATTTTGAGGAGAAGAGAGTCAGGTGAGGAGACCTCTCTTGAAGCATCAGATTGCCCTCCTAGGGCTTCTGTTAGCAGACCACCAACACCTGCAGTATCTGGTATTCCTACAGCTACTGCCTCCCCACCAGATTCAACCCACAATAGGAGAAGCTCTGGAATTCTGCCTGGTTCTCTCTTTCGCTTTTCAGTGCCTCCAACATTAGGAAGCAGTCTATCTGACAATCTTATGATAACTGTAGATATTATTCCTTCTGGCTGGAGTCAGTCTGATGGACAGGAAAGTGACAAGTCCAAAGTACCACCTTCAAGAGATccagaaaggctgcagaaaatTAAAGAGAG CTTGCTTTTAGAAGATTCTGAGGATGAAGAGGGTGACCTATGCAGAATCTGTCAGATGTCCTCTTCAAGTGCTGACAACAATTTAATAGAGCCGTGCAAATGCACTGGAAGTCTGCAGTATGTTCACCAGGAGTGCATGAAAAAATGGCTGCAGTCCAAGATTAATTCAG GTTCTTCTTTGGAAGCAGTAACTACCTGTGAACTGTGTAAGGAGAAGTTGCATCTGAATCTGGAAGACTTTGACATTCATGAACTCTATAGGGCACATGCAAATGAACAA ACTATGAATTTATCAGCTCTGGTCTCTACCTTGTGGTGTTATTACACTTATGTGAGCAGCGCTTTTCTGATATGCTTGGAACTGCAAGTGAGGCCAGCACACGTGTCAGA TTTATTAACCTTGCAAGAACTCTTCAGGCACATATGGAAGATATTGAAA CAGCTTCTGAGGATGATTCTGAAGACTGATGCTGGTGTAACTTCTatgctgaaagaaacagaagtgctgcagaaatgctga
- the MARCHF7 gene encoding E3 ubiquitin-protein ligase MARCH7 isoform X9 translates to MFGSLGTELVRERRELERRTDQSFNNLVDHSYRNSDFSSSTYFQDRPASTYAEGARPKENSLSALRLNASMNHQLPSGHQTSFFNRDSNIRSSRTSYSSRQRRNEIESPQRNVCQTFSRSATRGETPSSSSERVLSSQRSLNDAAADGEGRRTTRQLLSRLASSMSSTFFSRRSSQDSLQTRPLGSEESSLVQGVQASTLSSTNGAATAEAPGLHTSEASQGFSFLRRRWGLSGVSQSLNADSDGESYRPDSESRSTGSWLSSSLRNRCTPLFSRRRREGRDESARISTSDAARSQHILRRRESVPPTLGSSLSDNLMITVDIIPSGWSQSDGQESDKSKVPPSRDPERLQKIKESLLLEDSEDEEGDLCRICQMSSSSADNNLIEPCKCTGSLQYVHQECMKKWLQSKINSGSSLEAVTTCELCKEKLHLNLEDFDIHELYRAHANEQTMNLSALVSTLWCYYTYVSSAFLICLELQVRPAHVSDLLTLQELFRHIWKILKQLLRMILKTDAGVTSMLKETEVLQKC, encoded by the exons ATGTTTGGTTCCCTGGGAACTGAGCTAGTGAGAGAGCGAAGAGAGTTAGAAAGAAGAACAGATCAGTCCTTTAATAATCTGGTGGATCATAGCTACAGAAACAGTGACTTTTCATCTTCAACAT ATTTTCAGGATAGGCCTGCCTCTACATATGCAGAAGGAGCAAGACCAAAAGAGAACTCATTAAGTGCTTTGAGGCTAAATGCATCCATGAACCACCAGTTGCCTTCTGGTCATCAGACATCTTTTTTCAACAGAGACTCTAACATAAGATCTTCAAGGACCAGCTATTCTTCAAgacaaaggagaaatgaaatagaGTCTCCCCAGAGGAACGTATGCCAAACATTCTCTCGTTCTGCCACTAGAGGCGAAACTCCTTCAAGTAGTTCTGAAAGGGTTTTATCTTCTCAGAGGTCATTGAACGATGCTGCAGCTGACGGTGAAGGAAGACGCACAACTAGACAGTTGCTGTCTCGTTTAGCATCTAGTATGTCATCTACATTTTTCTCTCGAAGATCTAGCCAAGACTCATTGCAGACAAGGCCATTAGGCTCTGAAGAGTCATCTCTTGTCCAAGGAGTTCAAGCTTCTACTCTGTCTAGCACTAATGGAGCTGCAACAGCCGAAGCTCCAGGACTTCATACATCTGAAGCTTCTCAGGGATTTAGTTTTCTGAGACGAAGATGGGGTTTATCAGGAGTTTCACAGAGTCTTAACGCTGATTCAGATGGGGAAAGCTACAGACCAGACTCTGAAAGTAGGAGCACAGGGTCCTGGTTGTCATCATCTTTGAGAAACAGATGTACGCCACTCTTCTCCAGAAGAcggagagaaggaagagatgagTCTGCAAGAATCTCTACCTCTGATGCAGCTAGATCACAGCATATTTTGAGGAGAAGAGAGTCAG TGCCTCCAACATTAGGAAGCAGTCTATCTGACAATCTTATGATAACTGTAGATATTATTCCTTCTGGCTGGAGTCAGTCTGATGGACAGGAAAGTGACAAGTCCAAAGTACCACCTTCAAGAGATccagaaaggctgcagaaaatTAAAGAGAG CTTGCTTTTAGAAGATTCTGAGGATGAAGAGGGTGACCTATGCAGAATCTGTCAGATGTCCTCTTCAAGTGCTGACAACAATTTAATAGAGCCGTGCAAATGCACTGGAAGTCTGCAGTATGTTCACCAGGAGTGCATGAAAAAATGGCTGCAGTCCAAGATTAATTCAG GTTCTTCTTTGGAAGCAGTAACTACCTGTGAACTGTGTAAGGAGAAGTTGCATCTGAATCTGGAAGACTTTGACATTCATGAACTCTATAGGGCACATGCAAATGAACAA ACTATGAATTTATCAGCTCTGGTCTCTACCTTGTGGTGTTATTACACTTATGTGAGCAGCGCTTTTCTGATATGCTTGGAACTGCAAGTGAGGCCAGCACACGTGTCAGA TTTATTAACCTTGCAAGAACTCTTCAGGCACATATGGAAGATATTGAAA CAGCTTCTGAGGATGATTCTGAAGACTGATGCTGGTGTAACTTCTatgctgaaagaaacagaagtgctgcagaaatgctga
- the MARCHF7 gene encoding E3 ubiquitin-protein ligase MARCH7 isoform X2, which produces MFGSLGTELVRERRELERRTDQSFNNLVDHSYRNSDFSSSTYFQDRPASTYAEGARPKENSLSALRLNASMNHQLPSGHQTSFFNRDSNIRSSRTSYSSRQRRNEIESPQRNVCQTFSRSATRGETPSSSSERVLSSQRSLNDAAADGEGRRTTRQLLSRLASSMSSTFFSRRSSQDSLQTRPLGSEESSLVQGVQASTLSSTNGAATAEAPGLHTSEASQGFSFLRRRWGLSGVSQSLNADSDGESYRPDSESRSTGSWLSSSLRNRCTPLFSRRRREGRDESARISTSDAARSQHILRRRESGEETSLEASDCPPRASVSRPPTPAVSGIPTATASPPDSTHNRRSSGILPGSLFRFSVPPTLGSSLSDNLMITVDIIPSGWSQSDGQESDKSKVPPSRDPERLQKIKESLLLEDSEDEEGDLCRICQMSSSSADNNLIEPCKCTGSLQYVHQECMKKWLQSKINSGSSLEAVTTCELCKEKLHLNLEDFDIHELYRAHANEQTMNLSALVSTLWCYYTYVSSAFLICLELQVRPAHVSDLLTLQELFRHIWKILKLLRMILKTDAGVTSMLKETEVLQKC; this is translated from the exons ATGTTTGGTTCCCTGGGAACTGAGCTAGTGAGAGAGCGAAGAGAGTTAGAAAGAAGAACAGATCAGTCCTTTAATAATCTGGTGGATCATAGCTACAGAAACAGTGACTTTTCATCTTCAACAT ATTTTCAGGATAGGCCTGCCTCTACATATGCAGAAGGAGCAAGACCAAAAGAGAACTCATTAAGTGCTTTGAGGCTAAATGCATCCATGAACCACCAGTTGCCTTCTGGTCATCAGACATCTTTTTTCAACAGAGACTCTAACATAAGATCTTCAAGGACCAGCTATTCTTCAAgacaaaggagaaatgaaatagaGTCTCCCCAGAGGAACGTATGCCAAACATTCTCTCGTTCTGCCACTAGAGGCGAAACTCCTTCAAGTAGTTCTGAAAGGGTTTTATCTTCTCAGAGGTCATTGAACGATGCTGCAGCTGACGGTGAAGGAAGACGCACAACTAGACAGTTGCTGTCTCGTTTAGCATCTAGTATGTCATCTACATTTTTCTCTCGAAGATCTAGCCAAGACTCATTGCAGACAAGGCCATTAGGCTCTGAAGAGTCATCTCTTGTCCAAGGAGTTCAAGCTTCTACTCTGTCTAGCACTAATGGAGCTGCAACAGCCGAAGCTCCAGGACTTCATACATCTGAAGCTTCTCAGGGATTTAGTTTTCTGAGACGAAGATGGGGTTTATCAGGAGTTTCACAGAGTCTTAACGCTGATTCAGATGGGGAAAGCTACAGACCAGACTCTGAAAGTAGGAGCACAGGGTCCTGGTTGTCATCATCTTTGAGAAACAGATGTACGCCACTCTTCTCCAGAAGAcggagagaaggaagagatgagTCTGCAAGAATCTCTACCTCTGATGCAGCTAGATCACAGCATATTTTGAGGAGAAGAGAGTCAGGTGAGGAGACCTCTCTTGAAGCATCAGATTGCCCTCCTAGGGCTTCTGTTAGCAGACCACCAACACCTGCAGTATCTGGTATTCCTACAGCTACTGCCTCCCCACCAGATTCAACCCACAATAGGAGAAGCTCTGGAATTCTGCCTGGTTCTCTCTTTCGCTTTTCAGTGCCTCCAACATTAGGAAGCAGTCTATCTGACAATCTTATGATAACTGTAGATATTATTCCTTCTGGCTGGAGTCAGTCTGATGGACAGGAAAGTGACAAGTCCAAAGTACCACCTTCAAGAGATccagaaaggctgcagaaaatTAAAGAGAG CTTGCTTTTAGAAGATTCTGAGGATGAAGAGGGTGACCTATGCAGAATCTGTCAGATGTCCTCTTCAAGTGCTGACAACAATTTAATAGAGCCGTGCAAATGCACTGGAAGTCTGCAGTATGTTCACCAGGAGTGCATGAAAAAATGGCTGCAGTCCAAGATTAATTCAG GTTCTTCTTTGGAAGCAGTAACTACCTGTGAACTGTGTAAGGAGAAGTTGCATCTGAATCTGGAAGACTTTGACATTCATGAACTCTATAGGGCACATGCAAATGAACAA ACTATGAATTTATCAGCTCTGGTCTCTACCTTGTGGTGTTATTACACTTATGTGAGCAGCGCTTTTCTGATATGCTTGGAACTGCAAGTGAGGCCAGCACACGTGTCAGA TTTATTAACCTTGCAAGAACTCTTCAGGCACATATGGAAGATATTGAAA CTTCTGAGGATGATTCTGAAGACTGATGCTGGTGTAACTTCTatgctgaaagaaacagaagtgctgcagaaatgctga
- the MARCHF7 gene encoding E3 ubiquitin-protein ligase MARCH7 isoform X6, which translates to MFGSLGTELVRERRELERRTDQSFNNLVDHSYRNSDFSSSTYFQDRPASTYAEGARPKENSLSALRLNASMNHQLPSGHQTSFFNRDSNIRSSRTSYSSRQRRNEIESPQRNVCQTFSRSATRGETPSSSSERVLSSQRSLNDAAADGEGRRTTRQLLSRLASSMSSTFFSRRSSQDSLQTRPLGSEESSLVQGVQASTLSSTNGAATAEAPGLHTSEASQGFSFLRRRWGLSGVSQSLNADSDGESYRPDSESRSTGSWLSSSLRNRCTPLFSRRRREGRDESARISTSDAARSQHILRRRESGEETSLEASDCPPRASVSRPPTPAVSGIPTATASPPDSTHNRRSSGILPGSLFRFSVPPTLGSSLSDNLMITVDIIPSGWSQSDGQESDKSKVPPSRDPERLQKIKESLLLEDSEDEEGDLCRICQMSSSSADNNLIEPCKCTGSLQYVHQECMKKWLQSKINSGSSLEAVTTCELCKEKLHLNLEDFDIHELYRAHANEQADYEFISSGLYLVVLLHLCEQRFSDMLGTASEASTRVRLLRMILKTDAGVTSMLKETEVLQKC; encoded by the exons ATGTTTGGTTCCCTGGGAACTGAGCTAGTGAGAGAGCGAAGAGAGTTAGAAAGAAGAACAGATCAGTCCTTTAATAATCTGGTGGATCATAGCTACAGAAACAGTGACTTTTCATCTTCAACAT ATTTTCAGGATAGGCCTGCCTCTACATATGCAGAAGGAGCAAGACCAAAAGAGAACTCATTAAGTGCTTTGAGGCTAAATGCATCCATGAACCACCAGTTGCCTTCTGGTCATCAGACATCTTTTTTCAACAGAGACTCTAACATAAGATCTTCAAGGACCAGCTATTCTTCAAgacaaaggagaaatgaaatagaGTCTCCCCAGAGGAACGTATGCCAAACATTCTCTCGTTCTGCCACTAGAGGCGAAACTCCTTCAAGTAGTTCTGAAAGGGTTTTATCTTCTCAGAGGTCATTGAACGATGCTGCAGCTGACGGTGAAGGAAGACGCACAACTAGACAGTTGCTGTCTCGTTTAGCATCTAGTATGTCATCTACATTTTTCTCTCGAAGATCTAGCCAAGACTCATTGCAGACAAGGCCATTAGGCTCTGAAGAGTCATCTCTTGTCCAAGGAGTTCAAGCTTCTACTCTGTCTAGCACTAATGGAGCTGCAACAGCCGAAGCTCCAGGACTTCATACATCTGAAGCTTCTCAGGGATTTAGTTTTCTGAGACGAAGATGGGGTTTATCAGGAGTTTCACAGAGTCTTAACGCTGATTCAGATGGGGAAAGCTACAGACCAGACTCTGAAAGTAGGAGCACAGGGTCCTGGTTGTCATCATCTTTGAGAAACAGATGTACGCCACTCTTCTCCAGAAGAcggagagaaggaagagatgagTCTGCAAGAATCTCTACCTCTGATGCAGCTAGATCACAGCATATTTTGAGGAGAAGAGAGTCAGGTGAGGAGACCTCTCTTGAAGCATCAGATTGCCCTCCTAGGGCTTCTGTTAGCAGACCACCAACACCTGCAGTATCTGGTATTCCTACAGCTACTGCCTCCCCACCAGATTCAACCCACAATAGGAGAAGCTCTGGAATTCTGCCTGGTTCTCTCTTTCGCTTTTCAGTGCCTCCAACATTAGGAAGCAGTCTATCTGACAATCTTATGATAACTGTAGATATTATTCCTTCTGGCTGGAGTCAGTCTGATGGACAGGAAAGTGACAAGTCCAAAGTACCACCTTCAAGAGATccagaaaggctgcagaaaatTAAAGAGAG CTTGCTTTTAGAAGATTCTGAGGATGAAGAGGGTGACCTATGCAGAATCTGTCAGATGTCCTCTTCAAGTGCTGACAACAATTTAATAGAGCCGTGCAAATGCACTGGAAGTCTGCAGTATGTTCACCAGGAGTGCATGAAAAAATGGCTGCAGTCCAAGATTAATTCAG GTTCTTCTTTGGAAGCAGTAACTACCTGTGAACTGTGTAAGGAGAAGTTGCATCTGAATCTGGAAGACTTTGACATTCATGAACTCTATAGGGCACATGCAAATGAACAA GCAGACTATGAATTTATCAGCTCTGGTCTCTACCTTGTGGTGTTATTACACTTATGTGAGCAGCGCTTTTCTGATATGCTTGGAACTGCAAGTGAGGCCAGCACACGTGTCAGA CTTCTGAGGATGATTCTGAAGACTGATGCTGGTGTAACTTCTatgctgaaagaaacagaagtgctgcagaaatgctga
- the MARCHF7 gene encoding E3 ubiquitin-protein ligase MARCH7 isoform X4: MFGSLGTELVRERRELERRTDQSFNNLVDHSYRNSDFSSSTYFQDRPASTYAEGARPKENSLSALRLNASMNHQLPSGHQTSFFNRDSNIRSSRTSYSSRQRRNEIESPQRNVCQTFSRSATRGETPSSSSERVLSSQRSLNDAAADGEGRRTTRQLLSRLASSMSSTFFSRRSSQDSLQTRPLGSEESSLVQGVQASTLSSTNGAATAEAPGLHTSEASQGFSFLRRRWGLSGVSQSLNADSDGESYRPDSESRSTGSWLSSSLRNRCTPLFSRRRREGRDESARISTSDAARSQHILRRRESGEETSLEASDCPPRASVSRPPTPAVSGIPTATASPPDSTHNRRSSGILPGSLFRFSVPPTLGSSLSDNLMITVDIIPSGWSQSDGQESDKSKVPPSRDPERLQKIKESLLLEDSEDEEGDLCRICQMSSSSADNNLIEPCKCTGSLQYVHQECMKKWLQSKINSGSSLEAVTTCELCKEKLHLNLEDFDIHELYRAHANEQADYEFISSGLYLVVLLHLCEQRFSDMLGTASEASTRVRQLLRMILKTDAGVTSMLKETEVLQKC; encoded by the exons ATGTTTGGTTCCCTGGGAACTGAGCTAGTGAGAGAGCGAAGAGAGTTAGAAAGAAGAACAGATCAGTCCTTTAATAATCTGGTGGATCATAGCTACAGAAACAGTGACTTTTCATCTTCAACAT ATTTTCAGGATAGGCCTGCCTCTACATATGCAGAAGGAGCAAGACCAAAAGAGAACTCATTAAGTGCTTTGAGGCTAAATGCATCCATGAACCACCAGTTGCCTTCTGGTCATCAGACATCTTTTTTCAACAGAGACTCTAACATAAGATCTTCAAGGACCAGCTATTCTTCAAgacaaaggagaaatgaaatagaGTCTCCCCAGAGGAACGTATGCCAAACATTCTCTCGTTCTGCCACTAGAGGCGAAACTCCTTCAAGTAGTTCTGAAAGGGTTTTATCTTCTCAGAGGTCATTGAACGATGCTGCAGCTGACGGTGAAGGAAGACGCACAACTAGACAGTTGCTGTCTCGTTTAGCATCTAGTATGTCATCTACATTTTTCTCTCGAAGATCTAGCCAAGACTCATTGCAGACAAGGCCATTAGGCTCTGAAGAGTCATCTCTTGTCCAAGGAGTTCAAGCTTCTACTCTGTCTAGCACTAATGGAGCTGCAACAGCCGAAGCTCCAGGACTTCATACATCTGAAGCTTCTCAGGGATTTAGTTTTCTGAGACGAAGATGGGGTTTATCAGGAGTTTCACAGAGTCTTAACGCTGATTCAGATGGGGAAAGCTACAGACCAGACTCTGAAAGTAGGAGCACAGGGTCCTGGTTGTCATCATCTTTGAGAAACAGATGTACGCCACTCTTCTCCAGAAGAcggagagaaggaagagatgagTCTGCAAGAATCTCTACCTCTGATGCAGCTAGATCACAGCATATTTTGAGGAGAAGAGAGTCAGGTGAGGAGACCTCTCTTGAAGCATCAGATTGCCCTCCTAGGGCTTCTGTTAGCAGACCACCAACACCTGCAGTATCTGGTATTCCTACAGCTACTGCCTCCCCACCAGATTCAACCCACAATAGGAGAAGCTCTGGAATTCTGCCTGGTTCTCTCTTTCGCTTTTCAGTGCCTCCAACATTAGGAAGCAGTCTATCTGACAATCTTATGATAACTGTAGATATTATTCCTTCTGGCTGGAGTCAGTCTGATGGACAGGAAAGTGACAAGTCCAAAGTACCACCTTCAAGAGATccagaaaggctgcagaaaatTAAAGAGAG CTTGCTTTTAGAAGATTCTGAGGATGAAGAGGGTGACCTATGCAGAATCTGTCAGATGTCCTCTTCAAGTGCTGACAACAATTTAATAGAGCCGTGCAAATGCACTGGAAGTCTGCAGTATGTTCACCAGGAGTGCATGAAAAAATGGCTGCAGTCCAAGATTAATTCAG GTTCTTCTTTGGAAGCAGTAACTACCTGTGAACTGTGTAAGGAGAAGTTGCATCTGAATCTGGAAGACTTTGACATTCATGAACTCTATAGGGCACATGCAAATGAACAA GCAGACTATGAATTTATCAGCTCTGGTCTCTACCTTGTGGTGTTATTACACTTATGTGAGCAGCGCTTTTCTGATATGCTTGGAACTGCAAGTGAGGCCAGCACACGTGTCAGA CAGCTTCTGAGGATGATTCTGAAGACTGATGCTGGTGTAACTTCTatgctgaaagaaacagaagtgctgcagaaatgctga
- the MARCHF7 gene encoding E3 ubiquitin-protein ligase MARCH7 isoform X7: protein MFGSLGTELVRERRELERRTDQSFNNLVDHSYRNSDFSSSTYFQDRPASTYAEGARPKENSLSALRLNASMNHQLPSGHQTSFFNRDSNIRSSRTSYSSRQRRNEIESPQRNVCQTFSRSATRGETPSSSSERVLSSQRSLNDAAADGEGRRTTRQLLSRLASSMSSTFFSRRSSQDSLQTRPLGSEESSLVQGVQASTLSSTNGAATAEAPGLHTSEASQGFSFLRRRWGLSGVSQSLNADSDGESYRPDSESRSTGSWLSSSLRNRCTPLFSRRRREGRDESARISTSDAARSQHILRRRESGEETSLEASDCPPRASVSRPPTPAVSGIPTATASPPDSTHNRRSSGILPGSLFRFSVPPTLGSSLSDNLMITVDIIPSGWSQSDGQESDKSKVPPSRDPERLQKIKESLLLEDSEDEEGDLCRICQMSSSSADNNLIEPCKCTGSLQYVHQECMKKWLQSKINSGSSLEAVTTCELCKEKLHLNLEDFDIHELYRAHANEQADYEFISSGLYLVVLLHLCEQRFSDMLGTASEASTRVRFINLARTLQAHMEDIETSEDDSED, encoded by the exons ATGTTTGGTTCCCTGGGAACTGAGCTAGTGAGAGAGCGAAGAGAGTTAGAAAGAAGAACAGATCAGTCCTTTAATAATCTGGTGGATCATAGCTACAGAAACAGTGACTTTTCATCTTCAACAT ATTTTCAGGATAGGCCTGCCTCTACATATGCAGAAGGAGCAAGACCAAAAGAGAACTCATTAAGTGCTTTGAGGCTAAATGCATCCATGAACCACCAGTTGCCTTCTGGTCATCAGACATCTTTTTTCAACAGAGACTCTAACATAAGATCTTCAAGGACCAGCTATTCTTCAAgacaaaggagaaatgaaatagaGTCTCCCCAGAGGAACGTATGCCAAACATTCTCTCGTTCTGCCACTAGAGGCGAAACTCCTTCAAGTAGTTCTGAAAGGGTTTTATCTTCTCAGAGGTCATTGAACGATGCTGCAGCTGACGGTGAAGGAAGACGCACAACTAGACAGTTGCTGTCTCGTTTAGCATCTAGTATGTCATCTACATTTTTCTCTCGAAGATCTAGCCAAGACTCATTGCAGACAAGGCCATTAGGCTCTGAAGAGTCATCTCTTGTCCAAGGAGTTCAAGCTTCTACTCTGTCTAGCACTAATGGAGCTGCAACAGCCGAAGCTCCAGGACTTCATACATCTGAAGCTTCTCAGGGATTTAGTTTTCTGAGACGAAGATGGGGTTTATCAGGAGTTTCACAGAGTCTTAACGCTGATTCAGATGGGGAAAGCTACAGACCAGACTCTGAAAGTAGGAGCACAGGGTCCTGGTTGTCATCATCTTTGAGAAACAGATGTACGCCACTCTTCTCCAGAAGAcggagagaaggaagagatgagTCTGCAAGAATCTCTACCTCTGATGCAGCTAGATCACAGCATATTTTGAGGAGAAGAGAGTCAGGTGAGGAGACCTCTCTTGAAGCATCAGATTGCCCTCCTAGGGCTTCTGTTAGCAGACCACCAACACCTGCAGTATCTGGTATTCCTACAGCTACTGCCTCCCCACCAGATTCAACCCACAATAGGAGAAGCTCTGGAATTCTGCCTGGTTCTCTCTTTCGCTTTTCAGTGCCTCCAACATTAGGAAGCAGTCTATCTGACAATCTTATGATAACTGTAGATATTATTCCTTCTGGCTGGAGTCAGTCTGATGGACAGGAAAGTGACAAGTCCAAAGTACCACCTTCAAGAGATccagaaaggctgcagaaaatTAAAGAGAG CTTGCTTTTAGAAGATTCTGAGGATGAAGAGGGTGACCTATGCAGAATCTGTCAGATGTCCTCTTCAAGTGCTGACAACAATTTAATAGAGCCGTGCAAATGCACTGGAAGTCTGCAGTATGTTCACCAGGAGTGCATGAAAAAATGGCTGCAGTCCAAGATTAATTCAG GTTCTTCTTTGGAAGCAGTAACTACCTGTGAACTGTGTAAGGAGAAGTTGCATCTGAATCTGGAAGACTTTGACATTCATGAACTCTATAGGGCACATGCAAATGAACAA GCAGACTATGAATTTATCAGCTCTGGTCTCTACCTTGTGGTGTTATTACACTTATGTGAGCAGCGCTTTTCTGATATGCTTGGAACTGCAAGTGAGGCCAGCACACGTGTCAGA TTTATTAACCTTGCAAGAACTCTTCAGGCACATATGGAAGATATTGAAA CTTCTGAGGATGATTCTGAAGACTGA